In Allorhizobium pseudoryzae, the genomic window TCGAAGGCTAAGGCCTCTGCGAACATCATCCAGTGATCATGTCAGACGCCGGCTCAGCCGGCGTTTGCTTTTTTGGGTTGCTTTAACCGGAAAAACCGCCAGCCTGCAGATAGGCCTGCTCCTCCGGCGTCGTCTCGCGCAGGAGGATGGCATTGCGGTGCGGAAAGCGACCGAAACGCTGAATGATATCGCGGTGCTCGATCGCGAACCGCATCGTCTTCTCGTCCAGCGGCTCACAGAGACGGCAGCAGAGTTCCTGGTCTGCCAGCACTTCCGAATGCATGAAGGGCAGGTAGAAGAAGACCTTCAGCGTGTCCTCGACGCTCCCGTCCCATTGTTTTTCCAGAGCCTGACGGGCGTAATGCAGCGCCAGCGGATCGGTCGCATACATATGCGCCGTGCCGCGAAAGCAGTTGCGAGGAAACTGGTCGAGCAGCAGGATCAGCGCAAGCGTACTCTCCGCGCAGTCCAGCCAAGGGACCAGTTCCTGCCTTGCTGCGGCAAAATGCAGATCGCGAAACCGGTCGTGAAAGGATGCGTCAAACTCGGCATCCTTGTCGAACCATTTCTCCGGTCCCGCCCGTTTCCAGAAGGACAGGACTTCGTCTGCGGCGTCATGATGTTGCGTCATCGTCGGGCTCAATAATGCGGAGGCTTGGTGATGGCGGGGGCCTCCAGCGACGCCTCCTCCAGCGAAAGGAACCGTTCGGCCAGGCGATCGAGCTTCAGGCGCGTCTGGTCCAGTACCTTCCACTGCTCGGCAATCTGTTCCGAGAGTTCTTCGATGGTCTTGGCCTGATAGGCCACGGTTTCTTCGAGCGTGATGATGCGGTCGAGATCGGATGTCGATTTTTCGGTCATGGTCTCTCTCCTATCTGAGTGGCCAAGTGCTGAAAAGATCGGATGCACTGCCTATCAGAGAAGATCCTTCTTCCGCTTGTAGGGCATCAGCATCACGGCGGAGGCCGTGACCGCGCCCGCGAAGGTGAAGGAGAGCGGCGTCGCCAGGATGAAGATCACCAGCCAGGGAGTGCGGGACCTTGCAATGCGGGTGCCGAGATCGGCGAAATCGAACCAGATCATCGACAGCGCGATGGTAAGGCCCAGAAGAAAGCCGAAGATCGCGTTCATCGCCAGAAACCGCAGCATGGACCGGTGATCGGCCCGTGCTTCCTCCGGTGTCAGTTCCTCATGCCTGCTCATTTCCGCCTCCCGGAACAGGTGAACTGTCGCGAAGTCTAACATAACAATCTGTTCCCGGTTCCATGGAAAATTTTGCTCGCGTGCAAGGCCGGATGGCAGCGCGCGCCATGCTCTTCCGGCTTGCCATGTCCACGGCAAGAGGCTAGCTGCATGTGTTCAAAACCGCTCAAGGCGCCATGGCTGAGAAGACCTTCCTCACACGGCTGAAGCTTGCCGACTTCCGCAATTATGCGGAGGTTTCGCTTGGCTTTGACGCGCGCCATGTGGTGCTGACCGGCGATAACGGGTCCGGCAAGACCAATCTGCTGGAGGCGGTCTCCTTCCTGTCGCCCGGACGGGGCCTGCGCCGCGCCGTTCTCTCCGATGTCACCCGGGTCGGCGCCACCGGCGGTTTCTCCGTTTTTGCCGAACTCGTCGGCCGCGAGGGCGAGGTCGCGATCGGTACCGGCATCGAAGCCGGCGAAGAGAGCACGAGCCGCAGGCTGCGGCTGAACGGCACGCCGGCGAAATCCGTCGAGGAACTGACCGATCATCTGAACGTGCTCTGGCTGACGCCCTCCATGGACGGGCTGTTTACCGGCGGCGCTTCGGACCGGCGGCGTTTTCTAGATCGTCTGGTCCTTTCCCTCGATCCGGCACATGGGCGCCGCGCCGCCGATTACGAACGCGCCATGCGTGGCCGCAACCGGCTGCTTTCGGAAGGCCGGTTCGACCCCGCCTGGCTCTCCGGCATTGAGGTGCAGATGGCCGAGCTCGGCATTGCCATGGCTGCCGCCCGCCGCGAGATGCTGGGGCTTCTGACGGCCCTCATCGCCCGCAGCAGCGAATCACCCTTCCCCTCGCCGCAGCTCTCTCTCTCCGGTTTCCTGGATGACGAGGCGGAGCGCCCGTTTGCCGAGTTGGAGGACGTCTTCCGCGAGACGCTGCGGGAGACCCGGCACCGCGATGCGGCTGCGGGACGCACGCTGACGGGCCCGCACCGGGTCGATCTTCTGGTGCGCCATCGGGACAAGGACATCGAAGCGGAGCGCTGCTCGACCGGCGAACAGAAGGCGCTGCTTGTCGGCCTCGTTCTCGCCCATGCGCGCCTCACCGCCGACATGACCGGGTATGCGCCTGTCCTGCTGCTCGACGAGATTGCCGCGCATCTGGACGAAGGGCGTCGTGCGGCCCTGTTCGATCTCGTCGATGGTCTTGGTGGGCAGGCCTTCATGACCGGCACGGATCGTGCCATGTTCGCGGCACTTGGCGAGCGGGCGCAATTCTTCACCGTCAGCCAGGGCCGCGTCCTGACCTGATTTTCAACACATAGGCATCAAACCCGGACCTCTCATGGAAACGCTGACCCCTGACGAAATCGAACGCTACAAGCGGCACATCCTGCTTCCCGAAGTGGGCGGCGAAGGGCAGCAGCGGCTGAAGGCCGCCCGCGTGCTGGTGATCGGGGCCGGCGGGCTAGGTGCACCCGTGTTGCAATATCTGGCGGCGGCCGGCGTCGGCACGCTCGGCATTGCCGATGACGACCGTGTGTCGCTTTCCAACCTGCAACGGCAGGTGATCCATGACAGCGGAACGCTGAACGACCTGAAGACGGAAAGCGCTGCCCAGGCCATCGTTCGACTCAACCCGCATGTGCGGGTGGTGCGGTTCGAGGAGCGTTTCGACGCAAGCTTTGCCGCAAGCCACCTGAAGCGGTTCGACCTGCTGATCGACGGATCCGACAATTTCGACACGCGCTATGCGGCGGCCGATGCGGCGGAAGCGGCGGAAATTCCGCTGGTCACCGGTGCCGTCGGGCGCTTCGATGGAACGGTGACGGTGCTGGCTCCCTACGAGACGGATGAGGAAGGCGTTCTGAACCCGACCTACCGCGATCTCTTCCCGATCAAGCCGCCGCAGGGGCTGCTACCGAACTGCGCCGAGGCCGGCGTGATCGGGGCACTCACCGGCGTCATCGGCACGCTGATGGCGATGGAGGCGATCAAGGTGATCACCGGGATCGGCGAGCCGCTAGTGGGACGCCTGCTCAGTTATGATTCGCTCGGCGCCAGCTTCAACACCATCCGCTACCGCCGCCGCCAGAGGGCGTGAGACAATGATCGAGATTTCCCGCATCGATGAGACCCGGTTCGACGACTGGGATGGGCTTCTGGGGCTGATCATGTCGGCATTTGCCTATATGGATGGTGTGATCGACCCGCCCTCCTCCGCCCATCGGCTGACGCCCGCCTCGCTGAAGGAAAAGGCCGCCGCGGAAATCGGCTATGTCGCGACCGAAGGCGGGCGCCTGCTGGGCTGCATCTTCTGCCGACCGGAGCCGAACGGCCTCTATATCGGCAAGCTTGCCGTGTCGCCGGATGCGCAGGGCAAGGGCATCGGTCTTCTGCTGCTGCAGACCGCCGAGCGGGAGGCCCATGCACGTACTCTGCCACTGCTGCGGCTGGAGACCCGGATCGAACTCACCGGAAATCACCAGCGATTCGCAGCCTGGGGTTTTGTCCGCACGGCTGAAAGGTCGCATCCCGGTTATGATCGCGTCACCTTCATCGAGATGCAGAAGCCACTATTTCGCTGAAGCGACGACAGTGCGCGATGTCAAACGTCGTCATCGGCTGAAGATCACCTTTGTCCTGGCGACGGGCAGCAGATATTTCGTCACCCAGGCGGTGTTCACGAGCCGGCCATCCGGCTCCAGCACCATCTTGTCGTAGAAGCGCACCTTGTTGGGTTTCGCCGGAGTGCCGAGGTTTACCAGGTAGTTGAACCGCGCCACCTTGCCGTCGATCACCACGTCCGTCGTGCCGATCACGTCCTCCCGCGTGCCGGTATAACGGCCGGGGCCGGTCTTGGTGAACCGCCAGGTCTTGGTATCCTTCTCACCGTCGGAGAACTTGAAATCCTCGCGAAGGACAAGGGTCTTGCCATCCCAGCGTCCGGTGAGATCCACACTGAAGGACCGCTTCACACCGTTGATGGCGCTGAACTCGCCCGTCGCCTTGGTCTTTCCCATGAAATACTGTTCAAGTGCCAAATCAGCCGCTTCCGCGGTCTGCGTTACCGTCGCCATCGTCAGCCCCATCGTCAGCCAGAATAGACCCTGTTTCATGTCCGGCCTCCTTCCTTCTGGTGGGAGTTACGCGACACGGGGGCAACTGGATTGGAGGCGACGGTCAAGCCGGTGTGATCGGCTGCACATTGCCGATCACCGATGAGGACAAGAGGCGCTCAGAGACGGCTCGGCAGGACACGGTTCGGCGGCCGGTGCCCGTCGAAGAAGGTGCGGATGTTGATGATCACCTTGTCGCCCATGTCGATACGACCCTCGACGGTGGCCGATCCCATATGCGGCAGAAGGACGGCCTTGCCTTCCTTGGCGAGCTTCAGGAGCTTCGGATTGATCATCGGCTCGTTGCTGAACACATCGAGACCGGCGCCGGCAATCTTGCCATCCTTCAGCAACTGGATCAGGGCCGCCTCATCGATGATGTCACCGCGGGCGGTGTTGACGATGATGCCATGCGGCTGCATCAGGGCCAGCCGGCGCGCCGACAGAAGATGGAAGGTTGCCGGTGTCGAGGGGCAGTTCACCGAGACGATATCGACGCGGGCCAGCATCTGGTCGAGGCTATCCCAGTAGGTTGCCTCCAACTCCTCTTCGGTCGCCGGGTTGACGCGCTTGCGGTTGTGGTAATGGATCGACAGGCCAAAGGCCTTGGCCCTGCGGGCAACCGCCGTGCCGATGCGCCCCATGCCGACGATGCCGATCCGTTTGCCGCCGATCCGGTGTCCCAGCATCCAGGTGGGCGACCAGCCGGCCCAGTTGCCGGGGTCTTCCGTCAGAACCCGCGAGCCTTCGATCAGCCGGCGCATGACGGCGAAGATCAGCACCATGGTCATGTCGGCCGTGTCTTCGGTCAGCACGTTCGGCGTGTTGGTGACGGTGATGCCCTTCTTTGCCGCCGCATCCACATCGATGTGATCGACACCGTTCGAAAAGCTGGCGATCAGCTTCAACTGCGGGCCGGCAGCCGCGATCAGGTCTGCATCGATGCGGTCTGTGACGGTCGGAACGAGAACATCGGCGTGTCGGACTGCTTCTTTCAGCTCATCTTGAGACCGCGGCGTGTCATCAATGTTCAATGTCGCGTCAAACAGCTCCCGCATTCGGGTTTCAACCGCATCCGGCAGCTTTCGGGTGATGTAGACCTTGGGCTTCTTCCTGGCGGTCATGGGCGTCCTTCAAAGCTCGTTCAGAACTCGTTAACCAAGATCGGCGACATTCGGCGGATCAGGCGTTTTCTACCAGACCCGTCGGCGAAGACAAACAAAACCTCGTTGTGCCGGGTTCGCGCCGCCCTGTCGGACGTGCGCTGGACGCGCGTCCGCATTTGAAGATCTCGATGAGAAACCACATGCGTCGTTCCCTGCGTCTTACCTGTGTTGCAACTTTTCTGGCCTTTACGGCAACCTCCATGGGGGCCGTGACGGAACATGCGCCTGTTCACGCACAAGGGACGTCCAAGGGGGCGAGCGGGCTTCCCCTGCCGCGCTT contains:
- a CDS encoding molybdopterin-synthase adenylyltransferase MoeB is translated as METLTPDEIERYKRHILLPEVGGEGQQRLKAARVLVIGAGGLGAPVLQYLAAAGVGTLGIADDDRVSLSNLQRQVIHDSGTLNDLKTESAAQAIVRLNPHVRVVRFEERFDASFAASHLKRFDLLIDGSDNFDTRYAAADAAEAAEIPLVTGAVGRFDGTVTVLAPYETDEEGVLNPTYRDLFPIKPPQGLLPNCAEAGVIGALTGVIGTLMAMEAIKVITGIGEPLVGRLLSYDSLGASFNTIRYRRRQRA
- a CDS encoding DUF3833 family protein, which produces MKQGLFWLTMGLTMATVTQTAEAADLALEQYFMGKTKATGEFSAINGVKRSFSVDLTGRWDGKTLVLREDFKFSDGEKDTKTWRFTKTGPGRYTGTREDVIGTTDVVIDGKVARFNYLVNLGTPAKPNKVRFYDKMVLEPDGRLVNTAWVTKYLLPVARTKVIFSR
- a CDS encoding GNAT family N-acetyltransferase, with the protein product MIEISRIDETRFDDWDGLLGLIMSAFAYMDGVIDPPSSAHRLTPASLKEKAAAEIGYVATEGGRLLGCIFCRPEPNGLYIGKLAVSPDAQGKGIGLLLLQTAEREAHARTLPLLRLETRIELTGNHQRFAAWGFVRTAERSHPGYDRVTFIEMQKPLFR
- a CDS encoding SlyX family protein, with the translated sequence MTEKSTSDLDRIITLEETVAYQAKTIEELSEQIAEQWKVLDQTRLKLDRLAERFLSLEEASLEAPAITKPPHY
- a CDS encoding 2-hydroxyacid dehydrogenase → MTARKKPKVYITRKLPDAVETRMRELFDATLNIDDTPRSQDELKEAVRHADVLVPTVTDRIDADLIAAAGPQLKLIASFSNGVDHIDVDAAAKKGITVTNTPNVLTEDTADMTMVLIFAVMRRLIEGSRVLTEDPGNWAGWSPTWMLGHRIGGKRIGIVGMGRIGTAVARRAKAFGLSIHYHNRKRVNPATEEELEATYWDSLDQMLARVDIVSVNCPSTPATFHLLSARRLALMQPHGIIVNTARGDIIDEAALIQLLKDGKIAGAGLDVFSNEPMINPKLLKLAKEGKAVLLPHMGSATVEGRIDMGDKVIINIRTFFDGHRPPNRVLPSRL
- the recF gene encoding DNA replication/repair protein RecF (All proteins in this family for which functions are known are DNA-binding proteins that assist the filamentation of RecA onto DNA for the initiation of recombination or recombinational repair.): MAEKTFLTRLKLADFRNYAEVSLGFDARHVVLTGDNGSGKTNLLEAVSFLSPGRGLRRAVLSDVTRVGATGGFSVFAELVGREGEVAIGTGIEAGEESTSRRLRLNGTPAKSVEELTDHLNVLWLTPSMDGLFTGGASDRRRFLDRLVLSLDPAHGRRAADYERAMRGRNRLLSEGRFDPAWLSGIEVQMAELGIAMAAARREMLGLLTALIARSSESPFPSPQLSLSGFLDDEAERPFAELEDVFRETLRETRHRDAAAGRTLTGPHRVDLLVRHRDKDIEAERCSTGEQKALLVGLVLAHARLTADMTGYAPVLLLDEIAAHLDEGRRAALFDLVDGLGGQAFMTGTDRAMFAALGERAQFFTVSQGRVLT
- a CDS encoding DUF924 family protein; translated protein: MTQHHDAADEVLSFWKRAGPEKWFDKDAEFDASFHDRFRDLHFAAARQELVPWLDCAESTLALILLLDQFPRNCFRGTAHMYATDPLALHYARQALEKQWDGSVEDTLKVFFYLPFMHSEVLADQELCCRLCEPLDEKTMRFAIEHRDIIQRFGRFPHRNAILLRETTPEEQAYLQAGGFSG